The Fulvia fulva chromosome 6, complete sequence genome includes a window with the following:
- a CDS encoding MFS-type transporter pyvG produces the protein MTVYPQYAASLFAGNDFARSTLAFAAVLFSRPMYINMGIGRGTSLLGGLTAGCIAGVFALYFFGPRLRARSRFSAK, from the exons ATGAC AGTATACCCCCAATACGCCGCCTCcctcttcgccggcaacgaCTTCGCACGTTCAACCCTCGCTTTCGCCGCCGTCCTCTTTTCGCGACCAATGTACATCAACATGGGCATAGGACGTGGGACGAGTCTTCTAGGCGGCCTAACAGCAGGCTGTATTGCTGGCGTGTTTGCGTTGTACTTCTTTGGACCGAGGTTGAGGGCGAGGAGTAGGTTTTCCGCGAAATAG
- a CDS encoding Forkhead protein sep1 — MATTRRNASLQVFEDPPDAYNTNSNSDDVETALLNALRPLSDASNKQNVQLNPSTTTKPGSSPSKKDSSPARPTSAHSLKEYRFTPPPQPNFTTDSIQKNGDFYSMYHQVAPQPEHPLYPQQHPYQSYDKENYFETGSSFGDLSVPSYPDVDYGYKTSLKRSFTNSSAVKVPSQSLKKQKLETGEPFDLPNPEDLPHPTDDGSKPAHSYAELIGMAILRAPNRRLTLAQIYAWISDNFAFYSKNEGGWQNSIRHNLSLNKNFVKQERPKDDPGKGNYWAIKPGEERPFLLGKKQPLRKIINPDGSQYVHGLPMPPSDPVSYRAASTPAVSNFTLGPNPVRKLETKDIDSAKFPDDAELSSDGTIPASDPALQEDEPEKDDSAAMPPPPVLMRSSPPPQDLGSSPPAMHRNDTPPPAPRFPPSSRSGGQRRKFAGLNDSGYWSSIESSAARGAANQLASESDLRSHRIKKGRAEAEIARMRSSSFDSPTKDGSRYLALPSAFGSSPVRKDDNPLTPAVVFKRPAKPAPAISPNTNLRDHRKAVRQLLGSPAKTYSPMPAQTWSPAFNLQDSTPAGLTPFISPYKQGTTPWPAVEDSSVSYNLNNAAFDVFLDIPDQDIAARGSPEKRSNGRPSLARAATSTGILADITGTAKSNNLMLPPATGSPFSFSPFLTKSGALRSPAKLDSPLKQSHKPPPISQPTDDFNWPDLTAGGENAPLYIDNNNDVSDLFGVQLHSDGSEEGIDIFQDFGKIGQASQTFPAPDRSTGSPVKRTSMGPPARPAMHRSSTSRW, encoded by the coding sequence ATGGCAACGACGCGCCGAAATGCGTCGCTCCAGGTCTTCGAGGATCCTCCGGACGCGTACAATACAAACAGCAACTCCGACGATGTCGAGACTGCACTCCTCAATGCCCTCCGCCCACTCAGCGACGCGTCCAACAAGCAAAACGTCCAGCTGAATCCGTCCACAACGACCAAACCGGGCTCTTCACCATCGAAGAAGGACAGTTCTCCTGCCAGGCCTACCAGTGCACATAGTCTCAAGGAGTACAGATTCACGCCGCCGCCTCAACCAAATTTCACCACCGACTCCATCCAGAAGAACGGTGACTTCTACTCCATGTATCACCAAGTCGCTCCGCAGCCGGAGCACCCACTCTACCCTCAACAACATCCTTATCAGTCTTATGATAAGGAGAACTACTTCGAGACTGGCTCGTCATTTGGAGACCTGAGTGTGCCTTCATATCCAGACGTGGACTATGGCTACAAGACCTCTCTGAAACGCAGCTTCACTAATTCCAGTGCTGTCAAGGTGCCTTCGCAATCGTTGAAGAAGCAGAAGCTGGAAACAGGAGAGCCATTTGATCTTCCCAATCCCGAAGACTTGCCTCACCCAACGGACGATGGCTCGAAACCAGCTCACAGCTATGCCGAACTCATTGGCATGGCTATCTTGCGTGCACCAAATCGACGTCTCACCCTGGCTCAGATCTATGCATGGATATCTGACAACTTCGCCTTCTACAGCAAGAACGAAGGCGGCTGGCAAAACAGCATTCGCCACAATCTCAGTCTTAACAAGAACTTTGTGAAGCAAGAACGACCAAAGGACGACCCTGGGAAGGGCAACTACTGGGCTATCAAGCCTGGTGAAGAGCGCCCATTCCTCCTAGGCAAGAAGCAACCACTTCGCAAGATCATCAACCCTGATGGATCTCAGTATGTGCACGGGTTGCCTATGCCACCCTCAGATCCTGTCAGCTACCGCGCAGCCAGCACACCAGCCGTGAGCAACTTCACCTTGGGGCCCAATCCCGTGCGCAAGCTCGAAACCAAGGATATCGACTCTGCAAAGTTCCCAGACGATGCTGAATTATCTTCCGATGGCACCATCCCAGCGTCTGATCCTGCCCTGCAAGAGGATGAGCCCGAAAAAGATGACAGCGCGGCGATGCCACCGCCGCCAGTCCTCATGCGCTCGTCACCTCCGCCGCAAGATCTCGGATCATCACCTCCAGCAATGCACCGAAACGACACGCCGCCGCCGGCTCCTCGCTTTCCTCCGTCCAGCCGCTCGGGTGGTCAGAGGCGAAAGTTCGCTGGCCTCAACGACAGCGGCTACTGGTCTTCAATCGAGTCTTCTGCTGCCCGCGGTGCTGCTAATCAGCTGGCGTCCGAGTCAGACTTGCGCAGTCACCGCATTAAGAAAGGCCGCGCTGAGGCTGAGATTGCACGCATGCGCAGCTCATCTTTTGACAGCCCGACCAAGGATGGTAGCCGCTATCTAGCGCTACCTTCCGCCTTTGGGTCATCACCTGTACGCAAGGACGACAACCCACTGACACCAGCAGTCGTCTTCAAACGACCTGCGAAGCCTGCGCCAGCTATCTCACCAAACACAAACTTGCGTGATCACCGCAAGGCAGTTAGGCAGCTACTTGGCTCACCAGCCAAGACATACAGCCCAATGCCAGCACAAACATGGAGTCCTGCGTTCAACCTGCAGGATAGCACTCCAGCTGGTCTGACACCGTTCATCTCGCCGTACAAGCAAGGCACTACACCTTGGCCGGCGGTCGAAGATAGTTCCGTCTCCTACAACCTCAATAACGCCGCCTTTGATGTCTTCCTCGACATTCCCGACCAAGACATCGCTGCACGTGGCTCGCCTGAGAAGCGAAGCAACGGTCGTCCTTCTCTTGCACGCGCAGCCACGAGCACTGGTATCCTTGCCGATATCACCGGAACTGCTAAGAGCAATAACCTCATGCTACCACCCGCAACTGGCAGCCCTTTCTCCTTCTCACCCTTCCTGACAAAGTCAGGGGCGCTGAGATCACCGGCGAAACTTGATTCACCACTAAAGCAATCGCACAAGCCACCACCGATATCGCAGCCTACTGACGACTTCAACTGGCCAGATCTCACGGCTGGCGGCGAGAATGCCCCTCTATATATCGACAACAACAACGACGTCTCTGACCTCTTTGGCGTTCAGCTGCACAGTGATGGCAGCGAAGAAGGCATCGACATCTTTCAGGACTTTGGAAAGATTGGGCAGGCATCACAGACCTTCCCAGCCCCAGACCGCTCGACTGGCAGCCCAGTCAAGCGGACCAGTATGGGACCACCAGCACGACCTGCGATGCACCGCAGCAGTACCAGCCGATGGTAG
- a CDS encoding Nitrate transporter, which translates to MVTVSSLWQSPAINPVNQKARSIPVLNPVNKYGRVFFFSWWGFFIAFWSWYAFPPLLSITIKQDLELSTVQIANSNIAALTGTLLVRFVAGPLSL; encoded by the exons ATGGTGACCGTATCCAGTCTCTGGCAGAGTCCAGCGATCAATCCAGTCAACCAGAAAGCCAGGAGCATACCAGTGCTGAACCCGGTCAATAAGTATGGCCGAGTGTTCTTCTTCTCCTGGTGGGGCTTCTTCATTGCGTTTTGGTCGTG GTACGCGTTCCCACCACTGCTGAGCATCACCATCAAGCAGGATTTGGAACTGTCAACTGTCCAGATTGCCAACTCCAATATCGCCGCCTTGACGGGAACTCTCCTCGTTCGCTTCGTTGCTGGACCTCTCTCTTTGTGA
- a CDS encoding Nitrate transporter, which produces MAGLVTNASGLIALRFFVGILGGTFVPCQVWSTGFFDKNVVGSSNALIGGWGNAGGGITYFLMPLIYDSLKSDQGLSSHVAWRVAFIVPFILIVSTALGMLLLCDDTPTGKWSERHDNAQRLAHSAQAAVVSSPGHASSGSSTPEVREKRDMEKGEGDASDYQQPKQGEMTDLAVGEVIVAPTLKHTLHIITSPQTLFHCATYFCSFGGELAINSYLGAYYLRNFPYLGQTQAGRWASMFGLPNVVTRPLGGIIADILFKHTKSLWVKKCWILFVGIVSGAFLIAIGLTDPSSESMMFGLIAGMAIFVEAGNGANFALVPHVHPSANGVLSGTVGAVGNLGGVIFAIVFRYHHADYATSFWITGVMTIGMNLILCWVKPLPKGQR; this is translated from the exons ATGGCTGGTCTGGTCACGAATGCTTCGGGACTTATAGCGCTTCGCTTCTTCGTGGGTATCTTGGGTGGGACATTTGTGCCTTGTCAAGTGTGGTCCACTGGCTTTTTCGACAAGAACGTTGTTGGATCTTCTAATGCCCTGATTGGAGGTTGGGGTAATGCTGGTGGTGGTATTACCTACTTCTTGATGCCTTTGATCTATGACA GTTTGAAGAGCGACCAAGGACTATCTTCCCACGTCGCATGGCGTGTAGCCTTCATCGTGCCCTTTATCCTGATCGTGTCCACTGCTCTCGGAATGCTGCTGCTCTGCGACGATACACCCACTGGCAAGTGGAGCGAACGACATGACAATGCCCAACGTCTCGCCCACAGTGCTCAAGCTGCTGTTGTCAGTTCACCCGGGCATGCGAGCAGCGGCAGCAGTACTCCCGAAGTACGTGAGAAGAGAGACATGGAGAAGGGCGAGGGCGACGCCTCAGACTACCAACAGCCAAAACAAGGTGAAATGACTGATCTCGCTGTGGGCGAAGTCATCGTCGCACCAACTCTGAAGCATACACTCCACATCATCACCTCACCACAGACCCTCTTCCACTGCGCGACTTACTTCTGCTCGTTCGGCGGCGAGCTCGCGATTAACTCTTACCTGGGAGCATACTACCTCAGGAACTTCCCCTATCTTGGCCAAACGCAAGCCGGCCGCTGGGCATCCATGTTCGGCCTGCCGAACGTAGTGACCAGACCACTTGGCGGTATCATCGCCGACATCCTCTTCAAGCACACCAAGTCTCTATGGGTCAAGAAGTGCTGGATTTTGTTCGTTGGCATTGTCTCTGGcgccttccttatcgctatTGGCTTGACAGATCCATCCTCAGAGTCCATGATGTTCGGTCTGATCGCTGGTATGGCCATCTTTGTGGAAGCTGGCAATGGCGCGAACTTTGCTCTTGTGCCACATGTCCACCCAAGTGCCAATGGAGTTCTGTCGGGCACTGTGGGCGCGGTCGGGAACTTGGGTGGAGTCATCTTCGCGATCGTGTTTCGTTATCATCACGCGGACTACGCGACGAGCTTTTGGATCACGGGTGTCATGACCATTGGCATGAACCTGATATTATGCTGGGTGAAGCCGTTGCCGAAAGGCCAGCGATAA